GTGGTATCTCGTCCTCCGCACCCTTGGGCAGGATGCTGCGGTGACGACGTAGGAGCTCATCGAGCCTCCCTGGGAGGTTGAACAAGGCGCCCTCCATAGACCATAGATATCtgttctgatttctgaagaCAAATCAAGTGCATGTTACAGATTTGCAAGGCCTACTGCTAATAAAATTTGATGCTAAACAGGAAGCAATTAATACAACTTGAATCACAAAAACACAGAAGATAGGCATTACTGAACCTAGCTAGAAGTTGAAGGCATCAGATGATCAGAGTAGCATGAGCGAGCTCTCTTGAGCAAGTGAGGAGGTCGGACACGGGAGAGAGACTTCTTCCATTTTGCTTCATTTACTAGCTTCATGTCTAACGCTTTCCTCTCCTTGGGGATTGAGTGATTGACTTCCAATTATaatttactccctctatcccaaaacaTAATAACTTTTAGCACACAGAATTTGTCCCAAGTATAAAACTtcttcacctacctccactcaACCATTCTCTTTtcatcaaccaatcacaatcctctaCCATCCACTTACCCCACCTACCTTCATTTCTTAACCAATTAGAATCTCTTCTCATTAATTTTACCTACTTTTTAAATAATAGTGTCCAATTCTAAAACCTTTTATATTCTGGAACAGAGGTACTCCGATAATTTCTCATCCAcccaaaaattattatattttgcaacggagggagtagtagttttcTTTGGAATAGACGACGGGGTCATGTGTAGCGAGCTGTTCAACAATTATTTGTAGTACCAACTTGACAAGTATCTTTCAATATAATGTCTCATCCACTcaaaacttattatattttgcAATGGAGGGAGAGGGATTAGTAGTTTTCTTTGGAATAGACAACGGGGGTCATGTGTAGCGAGTTGTTCAACAACTATTTGCAGTACCAACTTGACAagtatctttcaatatttcaaGATAATATGTCTCATCcacctaaaaattattatattttgcaacggagggagagggagtagtagttttcTTTGGAATAGACGACGGGGTCATGTGTAGCGAGCTGTTCCACAGTTATTTGTAGTACCAACTTGACAAGTATCTTTCAATATAATATGTCTCATCCAcccaaaaattattatattttgcaatggagggagagggagtagtAGTGTTCTTTAGAATAGACGACGGGGTCATGTGTAGCGAGCTCTTCGACAATTATTTGTAGTACCAACTTAATAAGTATCTTTCAATATAATATGTCTCATCCATCCacaaattattatattttgcgacggagggagagggagtagtagttttcTTTGGAATAGACGACGGTGTCATGTGTAGCCAGCTCTTCGACAATTATTTGTAGTACCAACTTGACAAGCACCTTTCAATATACTATGATGTGGTTTACAGAGCAGTCCTCAAATATTCCTGAAATTGAGAATTACATTTCAACACTCAAACTTCACTTGATTTACATTTGTCACAAAACGCAGTGTTATATACTTTCTTCCACAAATTACACACTGCTCCATATTATATTTTACACATTTTGTGATTTACAAATGTATGACAAGCTAGACcgtagaacaaaaaaaattccatcttAACTATAAACTTGAATGGCTAATCACGAGAGCAAGTTTTGCACTATACATAAAGGAATtagtaaatactccctccgtttcacattataagttgttttgactttgatgAAAATGAAACTACTTTCTTAactaatatagtaatattcacaacaccaaattagtttcattaaatcaataattgagtatattttataatatatttatcttgggttaaaaTATTACTAGTTTTTTacaaacttgaagtagtttggctttgaccaaagttaaaatgatttataatctgaaatggatGGAGTGGGTTATGAATTTGCACACACCAACATAAGCCTAATCCTTTCTCAAAAAGAGCACACTTATATTGTACTGAAATGTAAAATAAGTTGTGAAATTaattatgaatatatatgttcTCTATTGTGAACAAGATTAAAGTAATTTCTGATATCTGAAGTTTGTGTTTAAAAAACGTACTTGTGCCCGATCGAAGATTTTGATATTATACATCTGATTTTGCACTCAGTTGAGGGTGTCCAcgcatatatacacatatgacAGCTGGTGGTTGGCTGTTGACTTGTTGGAGAGTTGTAGGCTGCAGCCagcctgcagctgctgctccctCTGGCTGATCCACAGAATTACCTCAAGGTGGATTGATCGACAGTGGATCGAGGGACGTCaatggagtcggcggcggcgagcgcactCTTGAAGAGCGTGATGGGGAGGCTGTTCATGGCGCTGGAGAAGGAGTACAGCAAGCACAAGGGCCTCGCCCAAGAAACCCACTCTCTGCAGCAGGACCTCCGCatgatcgccgccgccatggacgaccAGCTCCGTGTCCTGGGGAGGAACGACGCCCGGAACGCCGTCGCGCGGCTCCACACCGAGGAGATGCTTGATCTTTCGCACGACATTGAGGACTGCGTCGACCGCTTCTTGCACCGCCTCACCTGCAATAACCACaagcgcggcagcggcagcaatgGCGCCGGACCCGGAGCGTCGTCCATGGTGCGCCGGATGGCTCACGAGCTCAGCAAGGTCCAGAGCCGGTCAAGCTTCGCCGAAGAGATCCAGAAGCTCAAGAGGCGCATCAGGGAGGCGCACCAGCGTGTCATGGACATCAAATCTATTGTGGATGTCATCGCCGGAGGCCAACCCACCACAGGTGCCATGAGTTCGTCGGCAACAGCGCCATGCCGGAATACATGCAACCCAGTGGGCATAGGAGAGCCCGTGGAGGAGCTCCTCTCGCTGCTGGACGAGGTGGAGGGCGAGCCAGaacagatgagggtcatctcTGTCGTTGGGTTTGGCGGATTGGGGAAGACCACTCTTGCCAGGGCGGTCTATGATAGCCCTGGCGCAAAGGGCAAATTCTCCCACCGTGCATGGGTCACCATCGGTACCTCTCCGGAGAGAGACAGTGGGATCCTGCATGCTCTACTCCAGCAAGTTCTTCCCAAAGACGCCATTGGTGTTGATGGGCAACATGACCTTGAAGCCTTGCTCAAAGAATACCTCAAGGACAAGAGGTTAGgtcgcacgcacgcacgcacgcacgcacgcacgcatatatatatatatatatatatatgtttaactAGCTACTCTAATGATCCAACATGATTCTGCACTGATGACTATTTCATCTGCATAACTGAACTTTCGATCGACTTTTGTTTTTGCTCATTTATCAATTTCATTGGTTCACCGTTTAAGAACCCAAAATAATTCAGGGGAATGGAACTTCAACCAGAAAGAAAAAATGCAAACCACTTTTGCtaaattcaaacaaatttgATTTTCATTTTATCAGAGGAACATCCTCCTGGCACTCACTGTTTATAGTTCTGACTATTGCATTAGCAGAATTTATGTTTTACTACTCAATTTTCCTACTATTTTCCCAATTTGGCTATTAGGTATTTAATTGTTATGGATGACATCAATATGGAACAATGGAGCATCATAAGATCAACATTTGTAGACAACGGTACAAGCAGCAGGATAATACTGACCACAACCATTCAGTCAGTAGCAAATATGTGCAGCCATGGCAATGGTTATGTGTATAAAATGAACACACTTGGTGAAGAAGACTCTAAAACACTAACATTTCCAGGGTTTAGATCACCTGAATTGGAGCAAGGTTCAGAATCATTATTAGGGAAATGCGATGGCCTTCCTCTTGCTCTGGTCAGTGTTTCTGATTATCTGAAGAGCTCAAGTGAGCCCACAGGAGAGCTATGTGCTAAGCTGTGCCGCAACCTTGGATCTCATCTGAAAGAACGGGATGGCCATTACAGCTTTTCAGAACTCAGGAAGGTGCTCCTTGACAGCTATGACAGTTTTTCTGGCTATGCTCTGAGCTGCTTGCTGTATCTTGGTATATTCCCCAACAATCGTCCTCTCAAGAAGAAAGTTGTAATCAGACGGTGGTTAGCCGAAGGATATGCACGAAGTGACTCTCTTCGTAGAGAAGAGGATATTGCAGATGAGAATTTCAGTAAGCTTATTGACCAGAATATCGTTCAGCCTGTTGACACAAGAAACAATTCTGAAGTAAAAACGTGCAAAACTCATGGAATTATGCATGAATTTTTGCTGAACAAGTCCTTGTCACAGATATTCATCGCGAAATCATCTCGTGATCATCCAAGGCTAGGTATCAATACTAATGCACGCCACCTTTCTGTTCATGCTGGTGAACTGACAGAGAGCGTGGAATCTGATGAAGAATTATCTCGTGTACGATCTCTGACAATCTTTGGGGATGCAGGACATGCAATTTGCTATGTTCGTAAATGCAAATTGATACGAGTCTTGGATCTACAAGAATGCAATGATTTGGATGATGAACACCTGAAATACATATGCAAACTATGGCATCTGAAATACCTGAGCTTTGGGAGCAATATCAGTGAGCTTCCAAGGAGCATTGAAGGACTTCATTGTTTAGAGACACTGGATTTAAGGAGAACCGAGAAAAAGTTTTTGCCCATTGAAGCAATCATGCTGCCCCACTTAGCTCACCTTTTTGGAAAGTTTATGCTTCATAGAGATGATGTGAATAGTGTGAACAAGATGACTAAACTACAAAAATTCTTCTCTTCCAAAAAGAGCAATTTGCAAACTTTAGCAGGATTTATCACTGACGAAAGCAAAGGTTTTCTGCAACATATTGGTCATATGAAAAAGCTGAGGAAGGTTAAGATATGGTTCAAACATGTTGCAGGTAGCAGTAATTACATAGCTGATCTTTCACAGGCCATTCAGGAATTCACCAAGGCTCCCATTGATAGGGATATTGACCGTTCTCTCTCACTTGATTCCGAAGAATGTCCTGAAAATTTTCTGAGTTCGCTTGATTTGAAGACATGCTCTGAAGGTTCCAAATATGCCCTGAGGTCACTAAAATTGAATGGAGAACTTCACCGGTTGCCACCATTTGTTACTTTGCTGTCAAGTCTCACGGAGCTTTGCATTTCGTCAGCTACGTTAACACAAGGTCATCTATCAGCACTGATCAATCTAAACAGACTGCTCTACCTCAAACTGGTTGCATATAAGCTAGTGAATTTCGAAATAAAACATGGAGCATTCCCGAGCTTGCGACGCCTGTGCTTTGTGGTGAAAAGTGTCACCTCTGCTCTGCCAACAATCGAGCATGGAGCTCTCCCAAATCTCATCTCACTTCAGCTGCTCTGTCAAGGTCTAGTTGGTCTTTCTGGCATCGAGATCAAACACATGAAATATCTCAAGGAAGTCACGATTAACTCTGGAGTGGCTATACAATGGGAACAGGCAGCAAAGAACCACCCGAATAGGCCTAAAATTTTGATCCTCAGAAAGGTTAATCCAATGGAAAGCGAGGAACCAGAAAGACCTTGTGCCATAAGGGAGCAGAGAGAAATTTCTGTAGCTCAAACGACAAGTTTAGATGATGGACTGGACTCTAGCCTCAATAAGATGAGACTTTCAAAGCCTTCTTCTTCACGGCTTCAGGTTTTCGTTCATCCGGTGGTGATAACGGCCACTGAGGCAGCCCCCCAGTCTTCCTTGGCAAATCTCTAGCATAAATATGCCACTGCAGCAGGTAGACTTCAATAAAGACCATTCAATCTTTTTGTTGTgtaattttaaatatttgtcGGTTTGTTGTTCAGTTACATTGACCAGATTTCTCTCTTCCGATACTTGTTGTGTGATGTGCACTACATGCAGTACATGTCTGTTGGAAGGAAGTGATAAACAGTATGCTAATTTACCTCAGAACACAGGACGGCTGTATATCCTATGAGATTTGGTCCAAAGGCCATATGGCAAGGGCTGTAGGTATGGATGTAAACTGACCTGGTTTGTAAATTCAGGGTATTAAATAACCCTTTGGTTTATGCTGAATTAAACTTTTCTGTAATTTGAGGTGTAAAATTGAACTCCTACAAAGTTATATCAATCCTATTTCTAAAATGTAGGACTTGGTTTATGTTGAAATACTCAGATTATCAGTGCAAAAAGCATAGGTCCATGAAATTTCCCCTTTTCGAATgaaataaacagaaaaaaaaatagtaagtaAACTTAAAGGACTACTACTACTTCTTACTAGTTCTTACTAAGTTGTAAAATCTGATGAACATTTTTTTCGCCAAGATGCAACAAGTCAGTAGGACAAACACAGCTAAGAGCCTAAGACATTCAGATTCCGCGAGGAGGACTCACCGTGAGTGTGTGGTTCCACTGAATCAGGCGGCCGCGATGCAGACGAGACGAGGGTTCCCGGTCGCCATCGTCGACCCCGTCGAGGACCCA
The nucleotide sequence above comes from Oryza glaberrima chromosome 11, OglaRS2, whole genome shotgun sequence. Encoded proteins:
- the LOC127754946 gene encoding disease resistance protein RGA4-like — encoded protein: MESAAASALLKSVMGRLFMALEKEYSKHKGLAQETHSLQQDLRMIAAAMDDQLRVLGRNDARNAVARLHTEEMLDLSHDIEDCVDRFLHRLTCNNHKRGSGSNGAGPGASSMVRRMAHELSKVQSRSSFAEEIQKLKRRIREAHQRVMDIKSIVDVIAGGQPTTGAMSSSATAPCRNTCNPVGIGEPVEELLSLLDEVEGEPEQMRVISVVGFGGLGKTTLARAVYDSPGAKGKFSHRAWVTIGTSPERDSGILHALLQQVLPKDAIGVDGQHDLEALLKEYLKDKRYLIVMDDINMEQWSIIRSTFVDNGTSSRIILTTTIQSVANMCSHGNGYVYKMNTLGEEDSKTLTFPGFRSPELEQGSESLLGKCDGLPLALVSVSDYLKSSSEPTGELCAKLCRNLGSHLKERDGHYSFSELRKVLLDSYDSFSGYALSCLLYLGIFPNNRPLKKKVVIRRWLAEGYARSDSLRREEDIADENFSKLIDQNIVQPVDTRNNSEVKTCKTHGIMHEFLLNKSLSQIFIAKSSRDHPRLGINTNARHLSVHAGELTESVESDEELSRVRSLTIFGDAGHAICYVRKCKLIRVLDLQECNDLDDEHLKYICKLWHLKYLSFGSNISELPRSIEGLHCLETLDLRRTEKKFLPIEAIMLPHLAHLFGKFMLHRDDVNSVNKMTKLQKFFSSKKSNLQTLAGFITDESKGFLQHIGHMKKLRKVKIWFKHVAGSSNYIADLSQAIQEFTKAPIDRDIDRSLSLDSEECPENFLSSLDLKTCSEGSKYALRSLKLNGELHRLPPFVTLLSSLTELCISSATLTQGHLSALINLNRLLYLKLVAYKLVNFEIKHGAFPSLRRLCFVVKSVTSALPTIEHGALPNLISLQLLCQGLVGLSGIEIKHMKYLKEVTINSGVAIQWEQAAKNHPNRPKILILRKVNPMESEEPERPCAIREQREISVAQTTSLDDGLDSSLNKMRLSKPSSSRLQVFVHPVVITATEAAPQSSLANL